The genomic region ATAACTTTTTTCTCATGTCGATAGAGACCGGGGGCGACAAAGCGCCAGATCTGCCAAAAGATGACCGGTGATGCCAACAGAATGCCGCATACTGCAGCGAGTTTTAGATAAAAAAAAAGGCTTCTTGGTAGGACGTGAAGACCAGGGTTGCCCCTGAAGGGAGAACATCGTGCAAGGGCTTGAGGTACCAGACCCCGATCTCCTTGGCGTAGGAGTAGCATATAGCAAAACCTATGCCGACAGCAACCAGGGAGACAATCAGGGATTGACGCAGTTCCGCCAGGTGTTCGGTCAGCGCCTGTTGTTTTAGCTCGTTCATTGTAAAGCGACCTCGTAAGTAGTGCCGAGAGGATTAGTTCTGTGACGGGTTACGTGCTGGAGATTATTGTCAATAACGATAAATAGTTAGGTTGACGGCGATCAGTTACAGGGTTGATTCTTGATAGGGTCATCGCCGGTCTTGAATCATTGGATGATGTGAGATACCAGTGAGTGATCAGCTATTTTCAGGCTCACTCACCGTCAACTGTCAACCTCTTTTCCCCTTACCACATCAACTACCATGGATACGACCCAATTTCAAGCAGGTCTTGACCGTCTGGCTCAGCCGGTGCTGCCCCTTGTCCGGTTGGTGCAGCTTCTTTTTCTGATGGGACCTTTTGCCACCGTCACAGAGGTTGTTGCCGAGTTGAATGAACCCATTGAGACAGTTGTCCGCTATGAGGATCCTGCGGAAGCGCTTCTTCCCTACCTGGATTTGATTGAGGAATTCCAGCGGCTTAAGGATACTGCTCCAGCTCCTTATTCGATCCTGGATAGTGAAGGGAATCCCCTGCCGCTCATTGAGGCGGTGGATTGGTGGGTGGCGCAACAGGTGGTGACTCGAGAGCTTGAGTCGATCAACAGCCTGCTCTGTTCGCCATGCGGTTGTTCGCTCTGCTGCGTTGGACCTACTCCTGATCTCAAGCAGGTTTTTTTCTCAATTCCGCTCAAGGTTGAGGAAGTGGATCTTTTCGTTCTTCCGCGGATTGATACCTTTGATTCTCGATCACTGACAGTAGAGAGTGAACCGCCTCTTATTATCGGTAAAGGCCAACCCTTTTACGAGTTGGGACCCGGACTCTATTGCTGGCAATCGGGCTGGAGCATGATCCTGCCCACAGGTGCGGCCTGCCCTCATCTTACCCCCAGTCAAGCCTGCGCCATTTATCCGCAACGCCCGGAAGTTTGTCGTCGACCCCAGATTTTTGCCTACCTCATTGACCGTCCCTTTATTTCCGTGGACTTTGGTCCGGGTCAGACTTTTCGTCAATCCGGCACCATTCTGGCTATCTGGGACTGTCCCTACGTTAAACAGTTTCAAGCTGAGATTGCAGCGTATGCCGAACTCTGCGATCTGGAGCCGGTATTTAAGATGAACAAGGCGTGACGACGGTGTTCTGAGCGGGCAGATCTTCGGCGTTGCAGCACATTGCTCGACCTTTCTGAGCGCCATTGTTTGTCCTTAGGAAGTGACACTGTCGAGGCGTGGCAGGCAAAGGCCTTCTGCTTGACATCCCAGCCTGTTCCGGATAATAATCAGCCAGTATTGCTTCCGTAATCAGCTCCCCTTTTGTGGGTGAATTTCCATTAAGGACTTCGCTATGACTTTTCTCAAATTCCGTTCGCCGATTCGTTTCCTTACTGTTCTGCTCATGGTGGCGGTTCTATCTGCCTGTGCTAATCAAGAAAAAAAGATGCAGGGCTATCTCGAAAAGGGCCGTGAGCGGCTGGATAAAGGAGAGGTGAAGGCGGCGATCATCGAACTGAAGAACGCAGTTCAACTAGCGCCTAAGAATAGTGAGGCCCATTATCTCCTCGGTCAGGCGCTGGTTAAGAATCAGGAGGCTCAGGCTGCTTACAGGGAGCTTACTATTGCCGCCAATCTGGACCCTAAAAATCTGGATGCTCAGTACCAGGTTGCCACTGTTCTTCTGATGGCTAAGGAGTACGAGGAGTGTCGCAAGAAGTTGGATCTCATTTTTGAGGTGGATCCAAATCATGTTGAAGCGTTGGTCTTGCTTGCCAATCTCAACCTGGCCACCGAAAATCCTGAGGCCGCCCTCCGCATCGCGGATAAGGCGATTGCCTTGAAGCCTGAACTCGGTCGGCTTTATGTTCTGCGGGCTCAGATTTTGATGAACGATAAGCAGCCGGATCAGGCCGAGGCGGCATTGCAGAAGGCATTGAGTTTGGAGCCTAAGGAGTTAGGGCACTACCGGGCCTTGGCCGGTTTGTATATGCAGCAGAAACATAACGATAAAGCAGAGGCGCTTTTTGCCACTATGGTAGAGGCAATGCCGGATTCAGTGGAGGCGTTGTTGGTCCAGGCGGGATTTTTTGAGACTATTAAGGAGAAGGATAAGGCAGAGGCCGCCTTGATACAAGCAACGACTGTGGCCCCCAAGGAGAGCGAGCCACAGGTGGCGCTAGCAAACTTCTATAAGCGGCAGAAGAAGCTGGACAAAGCAGAGGCTGCGTATCAGCAGGCGATTTCGTTGACCGCGAAGCCCGCGGACATTGAAGGACTTCTTGCCAACCTCTATGTCGAATTCGGGAAGTTCCCGGAGGCATCGAAGCTTGTCGAGGCCGTACTTGCCAAAGATAAGGGTAATCTGAATGCTCAGGTGGTTAAGGCCAAGCTCCTGACTCAGGACAATAAGCTTGTTGAGGCGACAATCTTGATCGATGAGGTGATCAAGGCTAAACCGCAAATGGCTGAGGCTCATTTTGTCAAGGCAACTATTTGTTATGCTCAGCAAAACAACAAGCTTGCCGTATCTTCTGCCCTGGAGACCTTGAAGTATGCCCCGGCTCACCTCCATGCCCATACTCTGCTCGCGGATCTCTATCTCAAGGATAACGCGGTGGCCGATGCCAAGCGGGAGGCGGTG from Desulfobulbaceae bacterium harbors:
- a CDS encoding preprotein translocase subunit TatC, translating into MNELKQQALTEHLAELRQSLIVSLVAVGIGFAICYSYAKEIGVWYLKPLHDVLPSGATLVFTSYQEAFFFI
- a CDS encoding tetratricopeptide repeat protein, with translation MTFLKFRSPIRFLTVLLMVAVLSACANQEKKMQGYLEKGRERLDKGEVKAAIIELKNAVQLAPKNSEAHYLLGQALVKNQEAQAAYRELTIAANLDPKNLDAQYQVATVLLMAKEYEECRKKLDLIFEVDPNHVEALVLLANLNLATENPEAALRIADKAIALKPELGRLYVLRAQILMNDKQPDQAEAALQKALSLEPKELGHYRALAGLYMQQKHNDKAEALFATMVEAMPDSVEALLVQAGFFETIKEKDKAEAALIQATTVAPKESEPQVALANFYKRQKKLDKAEAAYQQAISLTAKPADIEGLLANLYVEFGKFPEASKLVEAVLAKDKGNLNAQVVKAKLLTQDNKLVEATILIDEVIKAKPQMAEAHFVKATICYAQQNNKLAVSSALETLKYAPAHLHAHTLLADLYLKDNAVADAKREAVIALQLDDTNVKAALLLGRCLVLEKDYDRALDLLGRIHQAVPKEPNTIQAMGVAYLGQGKTTEALEHFEKVLELAPGSDIAMSYIVAILVSEKRGDEAMAKAKAQIEKEPDNAPMHLVYAGLAISLKREPEAEVSLRRAIELAPKLAKPYIVLAEILRKGGKTDEAIKEYQAALVANPELNSVRMQLGVLMEVEGQKDAAAEEYRTILKKDPSFAPAANNLGWYIAENSQDLGEALRLAMVAKAESPDDPYVADTVGWVHYKRGSYDLAKTQFVQALEKLEANPVVNYHLGLALEKLGDKPRAAEALKRAIELGQKEDFPEMEQAKALLSQLGQG